The sequence below is a genomic window from Thermococcus sp..
GCCCGGATTTGGAACACTTTACTGAGAGGGGAGTTGAGACCTTTCTGAGCGAGACTTACACGGTAACGCCCGAATCCGACAGAATGGGCTACCGGCTCGACGGAAAACCAATAGAGCACTCCGAAAAGGGGGCCGGGATAGTTACCGGCCCATTAGTTCCCGGAACGGTTCAGGTTCCAGCGAACGGAAAGCCAATAGTGATGATGAAGGATGCCCAGACAACGGGTGGTTACTCCAGAATAGGGGTCGTTATCAGTGCCCACCTGTCGAGGTTTGCCCAGCTAAGGCCCGGCTTCAGTGTTCGCTTTAGGAAAGTTGACGTCAGGACTGCAAGGGAGGAATTCCTGAGAAAAGAGCGGACTCTAAGGGCGATAAAGCTCTTTCTGGAGGGGAAGATGAGAGCGTATCGGATAAAAACTGGAAAAGAAGAAAGGACAGTCTTTGCAGGTTAGTCCTTCTTGCGCATTACCTTGACTATTTTGTACGTCTTTCCATCGCACTCTATTTCTCCGGTTACCTCGATTATCTTCACGTGGTCGCCCTCGAAGAGCCCCTCCGGTTTGAAGACTTCCCTCTTCTTGGGGTCACTGCACTCCTCGAACTTGAGCTGAATTATCGAGCCGACTATGGCCAACCTCGGCTCTATTGCCACCTCAATGCTCGGTTCAACGACTTCAACAACGCGGACTTTCCCCTCATGGAGGGGGCAGGAGTGTGAGGGCATGCTCCTAACCCTGAGAATCTTGTACCTCCTTCCAGGTTCGAGGTTCCCAACGCACACCCCTGCAAGTTTACAGGTCTTGCACGGCTCGGCCGGACCGTAGAATATGAACTCAACTCCCGGTTTGGCTAACTTTTCACCAACTAACGTGATTATGGCCATTTCAAACACCTCCTGAAGTTGTAAGGGGCGATAATCAGATAACTCCAGTGATTTTAGCGGCTTTCTCGGCCGCTTCCCTCGTTAAACCGTCCTTCCCGAGGATTGTGTATCGCTCGGGCCTTATAGTGTGGGCAATCGTAAGGGCCTCGATTATGAGCTCGGGTTCGATTCCAAGTTCATACGCTGTTGTTGGGGCGCCAACCCTCTTTAAGGTTTCCCTAACACGTTCCCATTTCAGGCCGTGAAGGTAGGCCATTATTATTGTCCCGACCCCCACCTGCTCCCCGTGCAACGCCGGTTTCTCAGCCAGCATGTCCAGTGCGTGGCTGAAGAGGTGCTCGGCACCACTTGCAGGTCTTGAAGAGCCCGCTATGCTCATGGCAACGCCCGTGGAGATTAGGGCCTTTATGACCTTTCTTACACTCTCCTCATTGCCGAGGCGTATTATGTCGGCGTTCCTTATGACCATCTTGGCACTCATAAGACTGAGCGAGGCCGCGTATTCACTGTAGTATTCGCCCTTTATCCTGTGGGCCAGCTGCCAGTCCTTAACGGCTGTAAGGTTGCTTATCGTATCGCCGACACCGGCCGCGAGGTAGCGGTACGGTGCCGTTTTGATAACCTCAACGTCGGCTATGACCGCAACAGGAGGAACGGCCTTTACCGAGGTTTTGGAGCCCAAATCCCTTATCGAGGCGTTGGCGCTGGCTATGCCATCGTGAGATGCCGTAGTCGGGAAGCTGATGAAGGGAACACCCGTCTTGAAGGAGGCAAGCTTGGCCACATCTATTATACTTCCCCCGCCAACGGCTATTACCCAGTCAGCGCTTTCGTCCCTTATCAGTCCAACCGTCCTCTCGACTTCCCCCATTGTGGCACCTTTCTTAACTGTTAGAGGAACAACGTCGTATTCGGATTTGAGGCTCTTCTCAACGTCTTTACCGGCTATCTTCTTTGTCCTTGGCCCGTAGAGTACTATAACTCTCTCACCGAGACCAAGTCGTCTCGCAACGTTAATAACTTCTCCCTTCAGGTTCTCGCCAAGGAGCACCTCTCTGGGAAGTTGCATAAGGTGAACTCCCTTCATGCCCTTCACCGTCCCCTAATCTCTCAGAAGGAAAAGCTTTAAGACTATCGGAAGGACTCTCTATGGTGGTCGAATGGGGTTTTACGAGTTTTTTTACCGCTATTTCGTCGAGCCAATAAAATACAACCAGGGCTACAACATTGTGAACACGCTAGTTTACGCCCTGATTCTTGGGGTCGCGGTTCTGCTTCTCTATAAGATGCTCAAGAGAATGGGGATAAAGATTGACGAACGCTTTTTCATAGCCCTAATGCCATACATTCTCCTAGGCCCGCTTATGAGGAGCATAACTGATATAGGCCTCCTTCCGCGGACGTATCTAACCGTCAGCCCAGGTGGATACTTTGTGATAGCGGGCTTTGCAATAGCATCGCTCTTCACTGTGTGGAGACACTGCAACGATGAGAGACTCTACTCCATTTACCGTGACTTTGGCTGGATTCTGGTTGCCGGTCTGCTCTTCATAATGGTCATCAACTGGGATAAGCTCTCGGTTAGATGGGACTACTTCAAGTACTTCATACCAAGCCTTATCCTCGCTGAGTCGTTTATATGGGCTCTTTCGAAGAAGTTTGAACTTGTCAGAAACAACAAAATCCTCTTTTATACTCACTTCTACGACGCAACGACGACCTTCGTTGGAATCCAGTTCTTCGGCTTCTGGGAGCAGCACGTCCTCGCGAGAACCTTGATGAATATCTTTGGAACCCCCGCGGTTATGTACCTTGAAAAGCTAGTTATAATAACCCTTGTCGTTTACATTCTGGACAGGCTGATGACCGAGGAGGACCCCGAGCTGATAAATTTTGTCAAGCTTACAATTTTTATCCTCGGCTTCGGCCCCGGAACGAGAAACCTGCTTATAGCCCTCCTGAGGTGATTTAGATGTACGCCTGGAACGAGATAGCGCTTAACATGGCGAAGGATTTGGAAAAAACCATAATGCCCCTATTTGGGACTAAAAAGGCTGGTGAGAACGTTGGAACAAACGTCAGCGGCGACGTCACCAAATACGTGGACAAGATTGCCGAGGACCTAATCCTGAGGCACCTCAAGCCCCTTGGTGTCAACATAGTCAGCGAAGAGGTGGGGGAGATAGACCACGGGAGCGACTACACCGTCGTCGTTGACCCGCTCGACGGTTCGTACAACTTCTCAGTGGGGATACCTATATTTGCGTTCAGCTTCGCGGTCTTCAAAGGGAAGAAACCCGTTTACGGGGCAATCTACGAGTTCTTTCCGAAGGCCTTCTACGAGGCAATACCCGGTGAGGGGGCCTATCTCAACGGAAGACATATTCACGTCAGCAACCCGGAACCGGGAAAGGAAGCGATAAGCTTTTACACCCGGGGGAGATGCCTAGGGCTCGTGAGGAAGGTCAAAAGGATTCGCGTTCTGGGAGCGATAGCGGTTGAGATGGCCTATACTGCCAAAGGCTCGCTCGACGGCGTCTTTGACATTAGGAACTACGTCCGGCCAACGGACATAGCCGCGGGAGTTATGCTCGTTAGAGAAGCGGGGGGAATTGTCACCGACGAAAGGGGAAAACCTCTGGAGTTTGAGCTTAAGGCCGAGGTGAACACGAACGTAATAGCAGTGGCTAACGAGAGAATTCTCAAGCTAATCTTGGAGGAGCTGGAAAATGAGTCTTGAACGGTACTTCCACAGGTATGGGAGGGCAACCTTCACGCTCTTCCTCATAAACGTCGCGGTTTACATTGTGGAAGCAGTACTCAGTAGAAACCCATTCTGGATTAGTGACAACGTTCTCGGCGTTCTCGGCCAGTGGAACTATGCCGTCCTGTATTTACACGCGTGGTGGCAACCCTTCACGGCAATGTTCGTTCACGTCAACATAATCCACATCGGATTTAACATGTACTTCCTCCTCATCATGGGGAGCCAGCTGGAGAGAATCATCGGGTCGAGTAGGGTTGCAATGGTTTACCTAATCTCAGGGCTTGCTGGAAACCTGCTCACCCTGTTCCTCCTACCTCCAAACGTTGTCAGCGCCGGGGCGAGCGGGGCTCTCTTTGGAATAGCGGGGGCACTGATAACGATAACCGGCGTAGTCGGGGGAAACATGCAGATGGCCATTATAAACGCCTTCGTGCTGTTCCTCATCAACAGCTTCCTGCCAGGAGTGAACGCCTACGCCCACCTCGGGGGCTTAATTATGGGGATGCTCATAGGCTACTATTATGGAAAGGTTATACGGAGAAAGCTGACGTGGGCATACGCCTACGACTACTACTAGCGAAAGATTTAAAAACGCCGACCGAAAGGTATAACCCGAGCGCTCGGGCAGTGCCGGGGTAGCTTAGCCTGGTCAGAGCGCTCGGCTCATAGGGCCACTCCCCTTCGGGGGAGCCTGAGAAACCGAGAGGTCCGGGGTTCAAAGCCCCGCCCCGGCACCATCGAACCTTTGCAAACTCAAAGTTTCGTCAAAGTTTATAGCTCCTTCTTGGAATGCAATTTTCTTGAGTGGTCTCTTTTTAATGTGTTTGGGTGTTGGGAACTTATGGGATTGCATTATTTTGTTGGTTTGGCTTTAAAATAGACGCCCGAAGGGTGTCAACGAGAGGCAAACCCTTCAGGAGGATTCTTCTCAAATGTTCTCCATTGCAAAATGAGCACTTAGTGCAAAACCATTTCTTCCAATGACTTCCCTTTGAGGGAGAACTACAAACTTTTGGTGAAGTTTTTTTCCAAAAGCTTCAGTGCCGGCAGAAAATGAAGTGCTTTTTGAAATTTGCAGTCTTTCTGAGTAGGTTTCTCATTCACTTGCTCCTTGGAGAGGGCTTTATTTTCTAAACAACATCGTATGGACGTTAAAAACAAGGGTGAAACTTGTTAAAGGGTGTTATTTAGTATTAAACCCATTTTGAATTGCTTTTTGGATAGTGCACGACTGGTTTCCTGCCAGTTTTAGGAGAAGAGCAATTTTCACCAGCCTTTTCTAAAGGCCGTGAGCAAAATTTCATCAAGACACGTTCCAGCGACCGGAAGGTTTATCTAAGTGGATGACAAAGTTTCCCCGATGAAGATTGTTAAAGTGCCCTCCAATGACAAGGTTGGCGTCATAAACGTAAGTTCTCCGCCAGAGGTTGAGCTCGACATCGACGTCAAGCCCAGGAAG
It includes:
- a CDS encoding UPF0179 family protein; this encodes MAIITLVGEKLAKPGVEFIFYGPAEPCKTCKLAGVCVGNLEPGRRYKILRVRSMPSHSCPLHEGKVRVVEVVEPSIEVAIEPRLAIVGSIIQLKFEECSDPKKREVFKPEGLFEGDHVKIIEVTGEIECDGKTYKIVKVMRKKD
- a CDS encoding NAD(P)-dependent glycerol-1-phosphate dehydrogenase, which gives rise to MKGVHLMQLPREVLLGENLKGEVINVARRLGLGERVIVLYGPRTKKIAGKDVEKSLKSEYDVVPLTVKKGATMGEVERTVGLIRDESADWVIAVGGGSIIDVAKLASFKTGVPFISFPTTASHDGIASANASIRDLGSKTSVKAVPPVAVIADVEVIKTAPYRYLAAGVGDTISNLTAVKDWQLAHRIKGEYYSEYAASLSLMSAKMVIRNADIIRLGNEESVRKVIKALISTGVAMSIAGSSRPASGAEHLFSHALDMLAEKPALHGEQVGVGTIIMAYLHGLKWERVRETLKRVGAPTTAYELGIEPELIIEALTIAHTIRPERYTILGKDGLTREAAEKAAKITGVI
- a CDS encoding DUF63 family protein, whose amino-acid sequence is MGFYEFFYRYFVEPIKYNQGYNIVNTLVYALILGVAVLLLYKMLKRMGIKIDERFFIALMPYILLGPLMRSITDIGLLPRTYLTVSPGGYFVIAGFAIASLFTVWRHCNDERLYSIYRDFGWILVAGLLFIMVINWDKLSVRWDYFKYFIPSLILAESFIWALSKKFELVRNNKILFYTHFYDATTTFVGIQFFGFWEQHVLARTLMNIFGTPAVMYLEKLVIITLVVYILDRLMTEEDPELINFVKLTIFILGFGPGTRNLLIALLR
- a CDS encoding bifunctional fructose-bisphosphatase/inositol-phosphate phosphatase, producing MYAWNEIALNMAKDLEKTIMPLFGTKKAGENVGTNVSGDVTKYVDKIAEDLILRHLKPLGVNIVSEEVGEIDHGSDYTVVVDPLDGSYNFSVGIPIFAFSFAVFKGKKPVYGAIYEFFPKAFYEAIPGEGAYLNGRHIHVSNPEPGKEAISFYTRGRCLGLVRKVKRIRVLGAIAVEMAYTAKGSLDGVFDIRNYVRPTDIAAGVMLVREAGGIVTDERGKPLEFELKAEVNTNVIAVANERILKLILEELENES
- a CDS encoding rhomboid family intramembrane serine protease, whose product is MSLERYFHRYGRATFTLFLINVAVYIVEAVLSRNPFWISDNVLGVLGQWNYAVLYLHAWWQPFTAMFVHVNIIHIGFNMYFLLIMGSQLERIIGSSRVAMVYLISGLAGNLLTLFLLPPNVVSAGASGALFGIAGALITITGVVGGNMQMAIINAFVLFLINSFLPGVNAYAHLGGLIMGMLIGYYYGKVIRRKLTWAYAYDYY